In Micromonospora purpureochromogenes, a single window of DNA contains:
- the gcvP gene encoding aminomethyl-transferring glycine dehydrogenase: MTVEKFADRHIGPDPGDERRMLEAVGYGSIDELMDAAIPEVIRWHGTLDLPDPASEREAIAELRALAARNTVAVSMIGLGYHGTHTPAVIRRNVLEDPAWYTAYTPYQPEISQGRLEALLNFQTMVTDLTGLATANASMLDEGTAAAEAMTLARRASKSKSPVYVVDADTLPQTIAVITSRAEPLGIEVRVLDVERDELPGEFFGLHLQYPGASGAVRDHADLVAAAHAVGALVTVAADLLALTLLRPPGEIGVDIAAGTTQRFGVPMGFGGPHAGYLAVRSGLERMLPGRLVGVSRDADGNPAYRLALQTREQHIRREKATSNICTAQVLLAVMAGMYAVYHGPDGLREIARRTHDMAARLAAGLRAGGVPVEDVAFFDTVTATVPGRAAEVVAAAAERRVNLRLVDADRVGISCDETTTAEHLAAVWAAFGVAGVGGDVDAALPSGLARTGDFLTHPVFRTHHSETAMLRYLRRLSDFDYALDRGMIPLGSCTMKLNATTEMEAITWPEFAHVHPFAPDAQTAGYREMIGQLESWLAEVTGYDAVSVQPNAGSQGELAGLLAIRSYHASRGEGHRDVCLIPSSAHGTNAASAVMAGMRVVVVACDADGNVDLVDLDAKIDKHRDALAAIMVTYPSTHGVYETGIASLCAKVHDAGGQVYVDGANLNALVGFAKPGKFGADVSHLNLHKTFCIPHGGGGPGVGPVAVRAHLAPFLPGDPLGAHVDSRPAISAAKYGSAGILPIPWAYLRMMGAEGLTRATGVAVLAANYVAARLRNHFPVLYAGNKGLVAHECILDLRPLTKSTGVSVDDVAKRLIDYGFHAPTMSFPVAGTLMVEPTESEDLAELDRFCDAMIAIRAEIDNVGAGEWPAGDNPLANAPHTAAMVAGDSWPHPYPRSVGAYPAGVDRAGKYWPPVRRIDGAYGDRNLVCSCPSPEAFEE; this comes from the coding sequence ATGACCGTAGAGAAGTTCGCCGACCGGCACATCGGCCCCGATCCGGGTGACGAGCGCCGGATGTTGGAGGCCGTCGGCTACGGCTCGATCGACGAGCTGATGGACGCGGCGATCCCCGAGGTGATCCGCTGGCACGGCACCCTGGACCTGCCCGACCCGGCCAGCGAGCGGGAGGCGATCGCCGAGCTGCGCGCCCTGGCCGCCCGCAACACCGTCGCGGTGTCGATGATCGGCCTGGGCTACCACGGCACCCACACCCCCGCCGTGATCCGCCGCAACGTGCTGGAGGACCCGGCCTGGTACACGGCGTACACGCCGTACCAGCCGGAGATCAGCCAGGGCCGGCTGGAGGCGCTGCTGAACTTCCAGACCATGGTCACCGACCTGACCGGGCTGGCCACCGCGAACGCCTCGATGCTCGACGAGGGCACCGCCGCGGCCGAGGCGATGACCCTCGCCCGCCGCGCGTCGAAGAGCAAGAGCCCGGTGTACGTCGTCGACGCCGACACCCTGCCGCAGACCATCGCGGTGATCACCAGCCGCGCCGAGCCGCTGGGCATCGAGGTGCGCGTGCTCGACGTCGAGCGCGACGAGCTGCCGGGGGAGTTCTTCGGCCTGCACCTGCAGTACCCGGGCGCGTCCGGCGCGGTCCGGGACCACGCCGACCTGGTGGCGGCGGCGCACGCGGTGGGGGCGCTGGTCACCGTCGCGGCGGACCTGCTGGCGTTGACGCTGCTGCGCCCGCCGGGGGAGATCGGCGTGGACATCGCCGCGGGCACCACCCAGCGGTTCGGGGTGCCGATGGGCTTCGGCGGGCCGCACGCCGGCTACCTGGCCGTCCGCTCGGGTCTGGAGCGGATGCTGCCGGGCCGGCTGGTCGGCGTGTCCCGCGACGCGGACGGCAACCCGGCGTACCGGCTGGCGTTGCAGACCCGCGAGCAGCACATCCGGCGGGAGAAGGCGACCAGCAACATCTGCACCGCGCAGGTGCTGCTGGCGGTGATGGCCGGCATGTACGCCGTGTACCACGGCCCGGACGGGCTGCGGGAGATCGCCCGGCGTACCCATGACATGGCGGCGCGGCTCGCGGCCGGGCTGCGTGCCGGCGGGGTGCCGGTCGAAGACGTCGCGTTCTTCGACACCGTCACCGCGACCGTGCCGGGCCGGGCGGCCGAGGTGGTCGCGGCGGCCGCCGAGCGGCGGGTCAACCTGCGGCTGGTCGACGCCGACCGGGTGGGGATCTCCTGCGACGAGACCACCACCGCCGAGCATCTGGCCGCGGTGTGGGCGGCGTTCGGCGTGGCCGGGGTCGGCGGTGACGTCGACGCGGCGCTGCCGTCGGGCCTGGCCCGCACCGGTGACTTCCTCACCCACCCGGTGTTCCGCACCCACCACTCCGAGACGGCGATGTTGCGCTACCTGCGGCGGCTGTCGGACTTCGACTACGCCCTGGACCGGGGCATGATCCCGCTGGGCTCGTGCACGATGAAGCTGAACGCCACCACCGAGATGGAGGCGATCACCTGGCCGGAGTTCGCGCACGTGCACCCGTTCGCGCCGGACGCGCAGACCGCCGGCTACCGGGAAATGATCGGCCAGCTGGAGTCGTGGCTGGCGGAGGTGACCGGCTACGACGCGGTCAGCGTGCAGCCCAACGCCGGCTCGCAGGGTGAGCTGGCGGGGCTGCTGGCCATCCGGTCCTACCACGCCTCGCGGGGCGAGGGGCACCGGGACGTGTGCCTGATCCCGTCGTCGGCGCACGGCACCAACGCGGCGAGCGCGGTGATGGCCGGGATGCGGGTGGTCGTGGTGGCCTGCGACGCGGACGGCAACGTCGACCTGGTCGACCTCGACGCGAAGATCGACAAGCACCGGGACGCCCTGGCGGCGATCATGGTGACGTACCCGTCGACGCACGGCGTGTACGAGACGGGCATCGCGTCGCTGTGCGCGAAGGTGCACGACGCCGGCGGCCAGGTGTACGTCGACGGGGCGAACCTCAACGCCCTGGTCGGGTTCGCCAAGCCCGGCAAGTTCGGGGCGGACGTCTCGCACCTGAACCTGCACAAGACGTTCTGCATCCCGCACGGCGGCGGTGGCCCCGGCGTGGGTCCGGTGGCGGTGCGGGCGCACCTGGCGCCGTTCCTGCCGGGCGACCCGCTGGGCGCGCACGTCGACAGCCGGCCGGCGATCTCGGCCGCGAAGTACGGCTCGGCGGGGATCCTGCCGATCCCGTGGGCGTACCTGCGGATGATGGGCGCCGAGGGGCTGACCCGGGCGACCGGGGTGGCGGTGCTGGCGGCGAACTACGTGGCGGCGCGGCTGCGCAACCACTTCCCGGTGCTGTACGCCGGCAACAAGGGCCTGGTGGCGCACGAGTGCATCCTGGACCTGCGGCCGCTGACGAAGTCGACCGGGGTGAGTGTGGACGACGTGGCCAAGCGGCTGATCGACTACGGCTTCCACGCCCCGACGATGTCGTTCCCGGTGGCGGGGACGCTGATGGTGGAGCCGACCGAGAGCGAGGACCTGGCCGAGCTGGACCGGTTCTGCGACGCGATGATCGCCATCCGCGCGGAGATCGACAACGTGGGCGCCGGGGAGTGGCCGGCGGGGGACAACCCGCTCGCCAACGCCCCGCACACCGCGGCGATGGTCGCCGGGGACTCGTGGCCGCACCCGTACCCGCGGTCGGTGGGGGCGTACCCGGCCGGGGTGGACCGGGCGGGCAAGTACTGGCCGCCGGTGCGGCGGATCGACGGGGCGTACGGCGACCGGAACCTGGTCTGCTCGTGCCCGTCGCCGGAGGCCTTCGAGGAGTGA
- a CDS encoding DUF5999 family protein, which produces MCQHQPTCPSAEATDREAARVIACFREQGWSLLCNGVIVFEDTGELLPDGSTIAPHRGPARHALVA; this is translated from the coding sequence ATGTGCCAGCACCAACCCACCTGCCCCTCCGCTGAGGCGACCGACCGCGAAGCCGCCCGCGTCATCGCCTGCTTCCGTGAGCAGGGCTGGAGCCTGCTCTGCAACGGTGTCATCGTCTTCGAGGACACCGGCGAACTGCTCCCCGACGGCAGCACCATCGCCCCGCACCGCGGGCCCGCCCGCCACGCTCTCGTCGCCTGA
- a CDS encoding chorismate-binding protein, protein MRKNGPTGVETLPLPLIDVPGAPPSCRGLLVERARYEWRPADGGDPATLAEQFLAAHGLDLTDLARPATHQPTGVCGAALYVSAAAGARMIGAAPGAATPAPALPELAVVVYGHHPSPATPPRAARPGPGWWLGDWRESWTPRQHAGAVTAVRAAIARGDVYQVNVVGHAAARYLGDPRPALSRLGALPGARYGGTLHGDGWAIGCASPETLVEVTDGRVITRPIKGTRPATAAGRRDLLASAKERAEHVMIVDLERNDLARVARTGSVRVDELFAVRRWCDLWQAESTVSAAVADGLGLADLLRATCPGGSVTGAPKLAALARIAALEPVGRGASMGALGWVGPGRLDLGLTIRTVAADADRLHVWAGGGITWDSDPDAEVAEAAAKAAPVRALLATG, encoded by the coding sequence ATGAGGAAGAATGGGCCGACCGGTGTGGAAACGCTCCCACTACCGCTGATCGACGTACCCGGCGCGCCGCCGTCGTGCCGCGGCCTGCTCGTGGAGCGCGCCCGGTACGAGTGGCGCCCCGCCGACGGCGGCGACCCGGCCACGCTGGCCGAGCAGTTCCTCGCCGCGCACGGGCTCGACCTGACCGACCTGGCCCGGCCCGCCACCCACCAGCCGACCGGCGTCTGCGGCGCCGCCCTGTACGTCTCCGCCGCCGCCGGCGCCCGCATGATCGGCGCTGCACCCGGCGCGGCCACCCCGGCGCCGGCCCTGCCGGAGCTCGCCGTGGTCGTTTACGGTCACCACCCGTCCCCGGCCACACCGCCACGCGCGGCACGGCCCGGTCCCGGCTGGTGGCTGGGCGACTGGCGGGAGAGCTGGACCCCCCGGCAGCACGCCGGCGCCGTCACCGCGGTCCGCGCCGCCATCGCCCGCGGCGACGTGTACCAGGTCAACGTCGTCGGGCACGCCGCCGCCCGCTACCTCGGCGACCCGCGACCGGCGCTGTCCCGGCTCGGCGCACTGCCCGGCGCCCGCTACGGCGGCACCCTGCACGGCGACGGCTGGGCGATCGGCTGCGCCTCCCCGGAGACCCTGGTCGAGGTGACCGACGGCCGGGTGATCACCCGACCGATCAAGGGCACCCGCCCGGCCACCGCCGCCGGGCGCCGCGACCTGCTCGCCTCGGCCAAGGAACGCGCCGAGCACGTGATGATCGTCGACCTGGAACGCAACGACCTGGCCCGGGTGGCGCGCACCGGCTCGGTACGGGTGGACGAGCTGTTCGCGGTGCGCCGCTGGTGCGACCTGTGGCAGGCCGAGTCGACCGTGTCCGCGGCGGTGGCCGACGGGCTGGGCCTGGCCGACCTGCTGCGCGCGACCTGCCCCGGCGGGTCGGTCACCGGCGCCCCGAAGCTCGCCGCCCTGGCCCGGATCGCCGCCCTGGAACCCGTCGGGCGCGGCGCCAGCATGGGGGCGCTCGGCTGGGTCGGCCCGGGCCGCCTCGACCTGGGCCTGACCATCCGCACCGTGGCCGCCGACGCCGACCGGCTGCACGTCTGGGCCGGCGGGGGCATCACCTGGGACAGCGACCCGGACGCCGAGGTCGCCGAGGCGGCGGCCAAGGCCGCCCCGGTACGCGCCCTGCTCGCCACCGGCTGA
- a CDS encoding ABC transporter permease, which translates to MSTPTLALRRARWAVTDAATLTGRALAHWTRQPAPVIVALLFPVLLVLMFGYLLGGAMAVPGGGDYKEFLLPGMFAMTMLFGVESTYTAVATDAARGVTDRFRSLPMARSAVVTGRAVADLLHAVVALAVMLGCGALVGWQWHLGAGRAVAAVGLLLLLRAAMIVLGIHLALLLRAPESVAVLQILVWPLGFASNVFVAPDTMPGWLAAVARWNPLSATAAACRELFGNPGWGGESFAAQHAVALAAAWPLLLIAVCAPLAVHRYRNLSR; encoded by the coding sequence GTGAGCACGCCGACCCTGGCGCTGCGGCGGGCCCGCTGGGCGGTCACCGACGCGGCCACCCTGACCGGGCGGGCCCTGGCCCACTGGACGCGGCAACCCGCCCCGGTGATCGTCGCCCTGCTCTTCCCCGTGCTGCTGGTGCTGATGTTCGGCTACCTGCTCGGCGGGGCGATGGCGGTGCCCGGCGGCGGGGACTACAAGGAGTTCCTGCTGCCCGGCATGTTCGCCATGACCATGCTCTTCGGGGTGGAGAGCACCTACACGGCGGTGGCCACCGATGCCGCCCGCGGCGTCACCGACCGGTTCCGCTCACTGCCGATGGCCCGCTCGGCGGTGGTCACCGGGCGGGCCGTCGCCGACCTGCTGCACGCCGTCGTCGCGCTGGCCGTCATGCTCGGCTGTGGCGCGCTGGTCGGCTGGCAGTGGCACCTCGGCGCCGGCCGGGCCGTCGCCGCCGTCGGACTCCTGCTGCTGCTGCGCGCCGCGATGATCGTCCTCGGCATCCACCTGGCGCTGCTGCTGCGCGCACCGGAGTCGGTGGCGGTACTGCAGATCCTGGTCTGGCCGCTGGGCTTCGCCTCCAACGTCTTCGTCGCCCCGGACACCATGCCCGGCTGGCTGGCCGCCGTCGCCCGGTGGAACCCGCTGTCGGCCACCGCGGCGGCCTGCCGGGAGCTGTTCGGCAACCCCGGCTGGGGCGGCGAGTCCTTCGCCGCGCAGCACGCCGTCGCCCTGGCGGCCGCCTGGCCGCTGCTGCTGATCGCCGTCTGCGCACCGCTGGCCGTGCACCGCTACCGGAACCTGAGCAGATGA
- a CDS encoding ATP-binding cassette domain-containing protein: MRRDEPAIEVEGLRKRYGDTEALAGVDLDVAGGTVCAVLGPNGAGKTTLVRILTTLLRPDAGTARVAGHDVRRHADRVRAHIGLVGQQTAVDEVLGGRQNLVLFGRLHHLSPARARARADELLARFGLADAGHKPVGAYSGGMRRRLDLAAALILDPPVLFLDEPTTGLDPRARGDVRDAVRGLVAAGTTVLLTTQYLEEADQLADTIRVVDHGRIIAAGSPDELKSDLGGDRVDVVLHHSGELARAAEVIGAAAATAPRVAPDELRVSVTTTDRVGTLAAVLRALADARLEAADVAVRRPTLDEVFLHLTADRDEVSA, encoded by the coding sequence ATGCGACGCGACGAACCGGCCATCGAGGTCGAAGGACTCCGCAAACGCTACGGCGACACCGAGGCCCTCGCCGGGGTCGACCTAGACGTGGCCGGCGGCACGGTCTGCGCGGTCCTCGGGCCCAACGGCGCCGGCAAGACCACCCTGGTGCGGATCCTGACCACCCTGCTGCGCCCCGACGCCGGCACCGCCCGGGTGGCCGGCCACGACGTGCGCCGGCACGCCGACCGGGTCCGCGCCCACATCGGGCTGGTCGGCCAGCAGACCGCCGTCGACGAGGTGCTCGGCGGCCGGCAGAACCTGGTGCTCTTCGGCCGGCTGCACCACCTCTCCCCCGCCCGGGCCCGCGCCCGCGCCGACGAGCTGCTGGCCCGCTTCGGCCTCGCCGACGCCGGTCACAAGCCGGTCGGGGCGTACTCCGGGGGGATGCGCCGCCGGCTGGACCTGGCCGCCGCGCTGATCCTCGACCCGCCCGTGCTGTTCCTCGACGAACCCACCACCGGCCTCGACCCGCGCGCCCGCGGCGACGTCCGCGACGCCGTCCGCGGGCTCGTCGCCGCCGGCACCACCGTCCTGCTCACCACCCAGTACCTGGAGGAGGCCGACCAGTTGGCCGACACGATCAGGGTCGTCGACCACGGCCGCATCATCGCCGCCGGCAGCCCCGACGAACTCAAGTCCGACCTCGGTGGCGACCGGGTCGACGTGGTGCTGCACCATTCCGGCGAGCTGGCCCGCGCCGCCGAGGTCATCGGCGCGGCCGCCGCCACCGCACCGCGCGTCGCCCCGGACGAGCTGCGGGTCAGCGTCACCACCACCGACCGGGTGGGCACCCTCGCGGCCGTGCTGCGCGCCCTGGCCGACGCACGGCTGGAGGCCGCCGACGTGGCCGTGCGCCGACCCACCCTCGACGAGGTGTTCCTGCACCTCACCGCCGATCGGGACGAGGTGAGCGCGTGA
- a CDS encoding TetR/AcrR family transcriptional regulator → MSVEYSGTGDPARSLALLWRTSEKASRRGGDLSVDRIVRAAIEVADTEGLAALSMRRVAERLGVGTMSLYTHVPGKGELLDVMLDTVYGETARPAEVPGGWRGRLEQIARENWALYLRHPWLLQVATTRPPLGPNVTAKYEYELRAVEGIGLTDLEMDAVVTLVDGYVHGAVRGAVEAAQAAQRTGMTDEQWWRAHAPYLEKVMDPQRFPTAARVGTAAGQEYQAAGDPVRAFEFGLARILDGVAVLVGER, encoded by the coding sequence ATGAGCGTCGAGTACAGCGGCACCGGGGACCCCGCGCGCAGCCTCGCCCTGCTCTGGCGCACCAGCGAGAAGGCCAGCCGCCGGGGCGGCGACCTGAGCGTGGACCGGATCGTGCGGGCCGCCATCGAGGTGGCCGACACCGAGGGACTGGCCGCGCTGTCCATGCGCCGGGTCGCCGAACGCCTGGGCGTCGGCACCATGTCGCTCTACACCCACGTGCCCGGCAAGGGCGAACTGCTCGACGTCATGCTCGACACCGTCTACGGCGAGACCGCCCGCCCCGCCGAGGTCCCCGGCGGCTGGCGCGGCCGGCTGGAGCAGATCGCCCGGGAGAACTGGGCGCTCTACCTGCGCCACCCCTGGCTGCTGCAGGTCGCCACCACCCGCCCACCCCTGGGCCCCAACGTCACCGCCAAGTACGAGTACGAACTGCGCGCGGTCGAGGGCATCGGACTGACCGACCTGGAGATGGACGCCGTGGTCACCCTCGTCGACGGGTACGTCCACGGCGCGGTGCGCGGCGCGGTGGAGGCCGCCCAGGCGGCGCAGCGCACCGGCATGACCGACGAGCAGTGGTGGCGGGCGCACGCGCCGTACCTGGAGAAGGTGATGGACCCGCAGCGGTTCCCCACCGCCGCCCGGGTGGGCACCGCCGCCGGGCAGGAGTACCAGGCGGCTGGCGACCCCGTCCGGGCCTTCGAGTTCGGCCTGGCGCGCATCCTCGACGGCGTCGCCGTCCTGGTCGGCGAGCGCTGA
- the def gene encoding peptide deformylase, whose product MTVRPIRIIGDPVLRTACEPVTSFDAELQHLVDDLMDTLLGAPGRAGVAAPQIGVSAQVFVYDADGHRGHMINPRIELSDETQDDDEGCLSIPGLYFPTRRAMHATVHGFDRHGEPLTISGSGFLARALQHETDHLRGRLYVDTLSGDVRRRALREIRAGRFDSPSRHR is encoded by the coding sequence ATGACCGTACGCCCCATCAGGATCATCGGTGATCCCGTCCTGCGCACCGCCTGCGAGCCGGTGACCAGCTTCGACGCCGAGTTGCAGCACCTGGTCGACGACCTGATGGACACCCTGCTGGGCGCGCCCGGCCGGGCCGGCGTGGCCGCGCCGCAGATCGGCGTGAGCGCCCAGGTGTTCGTCTACGACGCCGACGGCCACCGCGGACACATGATCAACCCGCGCATCGAGCTGTCCGACGAGACGCAGGACGACGACGAGGGCTGCCTGTCCATCCCCGGGCTGTACTTCCCGACCCGGCGGGCGATGCACGCCACCGTGCACGGCTTCGACCGGCATGGCGAGCCGCTGACCATCTCCGGCAGCGGCTTCCTGGCCCGCGCGTTGCAGCACGAGACCGACCACCTGCGCGGACGCCTCTACGTCGACACCCTGTCCGGCGACGTCCGGCGCCGGGCGCTGCGGGAGATCCGCGCCGGCCGGTTCGACTCGCCCAGCCGGCACCGCTGA
- a CDS encoding VWA domain-containing protein, translating to MAVTSVRGRSRLAVLTAAVAALVTAAGAPALAAPGVDPAVVDRDADPGTSIDIAKVVATPPIPPKPDVVLLVDTTGSMGTVIGDVQANLQQVINNVRSVQPSAQFAVASYRDESDGAELFQVRQNLTDDATALQNAVNGLSAGGGGDTPEAWVNGLFQVSDGGIAYRSGSSRIVVLVGDAPSHDPSAGHTLAQATAALQADEAKVLAVSVSGGGGGLDVTGQASAVVAATGGQLVGSAPETVTDAILSGLRDLDVTVTPTVTSCDPGLTVTFDAASRTQQSGTNVPFAETIAVAGDAPQGATLHCTVDFLLNGLSGGPAFVEQISVTVNDVTPPVVVVDDRTVEATSPAGAVITYPASATDNVDGPLTPTCVPPSGSTFPLGATTVTCTATDAAGNTGSDTATMRVVDTTAPATACVPTNNPSGDNTPGSYNPDGFYQLTSTDIVDTAVDVYIGDSADPTVKFGPFPAGTKIKLVQAPGAQSKVKDGTGDIEYKVTLRGDAVITGVDNVGNSSTAICLVAPPPK from the coding sequence ATGGCAGTGACATCAGTACGGGGTCGAAGTCGGTTGGCGGTCCTCACCGCCGCCGTGGCGGCCCTGGTGACCGCCGCGGGCGCGCCGGCGCTCGCGGCGCCGGGCGTCGACCCGGCCGTCGTGGACCGCGACGCCGACCCGGGCACGAGCATCGACATCGCCAAGGTGGTCGCCACCCCGCCGATCCCGCCGAAGCCGGATGTGGTCCTGCTGGTCGACACGACCGGCAGCATGGGCACCGTCATCGGTGACGTGCAGGCCAACCTGCAGCAGGTCATCAACAACGTGCGGTCGGTGCAGCCGAGCGCGCAGTTCGCGGTGGCCTCCTATCGGGACGAGAGCGACGGCGCGGAGCTGTTCCAGGTCCGGCAGAACCTCACCGACGACGCGACCGCGCTGCAGAACGCGGTCAACGGGCTGTCGGCCGGCGGCGGCGGGGACACCCCCGAGGCGTGGGTGAACGGGCTGTTCCAGGTTTCCGACGGCGGGATCGCCTACCGCTCCGGTAGCAGCCGGATCGTGGTGCTCGTCGGCGACGCCCCCAGCCACGACCCGAGCGCCGGGCACACCCTGGCGCAGGCCACCGCGGCCCTGCAGGCCGACGAGGCGAAGGTGCTGGCGGTCAGCGTCAGTGGCGGCGGTGGTGGCCTGGACGTCACCGGGCAGGCCAGCGCGGTGGTCGCCGCGACCGGCGGCCAGCTGGTCGGCAGTGCCCCCGAGACCGTCACCGATGCCATCCTCAGCGGGCTGCGGGACCTCGACGTCACCGTCACCCCGACGGTGACGTCCTGCGACCCGGGGCTGACCGTCACCTTCGACGCGGCCTCGCGTACCCAGCAGAGCGGCACGAACGTGCCGTTCGCCGAGACCATCGCGGTGGCCGGGGACGCCCCGCAGGGCGCCACCCTGCACTGCACGGTGGACTTCCTGCTCAACGGGCTCTCCGGTGGGCCGGCGTTCGTCGAGCAGATCAGCGTCACGGTCAACGACGTCACCCCGCCGGTGGTGGTCGTGGACGACCGGACCGTCGAGGCGACCAGCCCCGCCGGCGCGGTCATCACCTACCCGGCCTCGGCGACCGACAACGTCGACGGGCCGCTCACGCCGACCTGCGTGCCGCCGTCGGGCAGCACCTTCCCGCTCGGCGCCACCACGGTGACCTGCACCGCCACCGACGCGGCCGGCAACACCGGCAGCGACACCGCGACGATGCGGGTGGTCGACACCACCGCGCCGGCCACGGCGTGCGTGCCGACGAACAACCCGAGCGGGGACAACACCCCCGGCTCGTACAACCCGGACGGGTTCTACCAGCTCACCTCGACCGACATCGTCGACACGGCGGTGGACGTCTACATCGGTGACAGCGCCGACCCGACGGTCAAGTTCGGTCCGTTCCCCGCCGGCACCAAGATCAAGCTGGTGCAGGCGCCGGGTGCCCAGTCCAAGGTCAAGGACGGCACCGGCGACATCGAGTACAAGGTGACGCTGCGCGGCGACGCGGTGATCACCGGCGTGGACAACGTCGGCAACAGCTCCACGGCGATCTGCCTCGTGGCCCCGCCGCCGAAGTGA
- a CDS encoding GNAT family N-acetyltransferase has product MSVRAEHDRDALAALLRRDPVLHAYQLGDLDDFFWPYTSWFRRGDQVALLYHGVTPPVLLAFAGPDGLPELAALLADLAPMLPARLYAHLSPGLAEVLGGWFAFDPAGAHLRMALTDPARLATVTPAGEVLGEADLPALRALYTVAYPGNWFDPRMLATGQYVGIRQAGELVAVAGVHVWSPTYRVAALGNVTTHPRVRGQGLAAAVVAALCGRLRAHVDHVTLNVKADNVAAVRLYRRLGFSRVADYGEYMLTAVTDSMSSRHAGSATRP; this is encoded by the coding sequence ATGTCGGTACGTGCCGAACACGACCGCGACGCCCTGGCGGCGCTGCTGCGCCGCGATCCGGTGCTGCACGCCTACCAGCTGGGCGACCTGGACGACTTCTTCTGGCCGTACACGTCGTGGTTCCGTCGTGGCGACCAGGTGGCGCTGCTCTACCACGGGGTGACACCGCCGGTGCTGCTCGCCTTCGCCGGGCCCGACGGCCTGCCGGAGCTGGCGGCGCTGCTGGCCGACCTGGCGCCGATGCTGCCCGCCCGCCTGTACGCGCACCTGTCCCCCGGCCTGGCGGAGGTGCTGGGCGGCTGGTTCGCCTTCGATCCGGCCGGGGCGCACCTGCGGATGGCGCTGACCGACCCGGCCCGGCTGGCCACGGTCACCCCCGCGGGTGAGGTGCTCGGGGAGGCCGACCTGCCGGCCCTGCGCGCGCTCTACACGGTGGCGTATCCGGGCAACTGGTTCGATCCGCGGATGCTCGCCACCGGCCAGTACGTGGGGATCCGGCAGGCGGGTGAGCTGGTGGCGGTGGCGGGGGTGCACGTCTGGTCGCCCACCTACCGGGTGGCCGCGCTGGGCAACGTCACCACCCATCCCCGGGTACGCGGGCAGGGCCTGGCCGCCGCCGTGGTGGCCGCGCTGTGCGGGCGGCTGCGCGCCCACGTCGACCACGTCACCCTGAACGTCAAGGCCGACAACGTCGCCGCCGTGCGGCTCTACCGACGGCTCGGCTTCAGCCGGGTCGCCGACTACGGCGAGTACATGCTGACCGCGGTGACCGACAGCATGTCCAGCCGCCACGCTGGGTCAGCAACCCGACCCTGA
- a CDS encoding sulfite exporter TauE/SafE family protein, whose translation MDPLSLTTLLAAAAMAGWVDAVVGGGGLLLLPALLVAAPGVPVATALGTNKLAAIFGTSTAAVTYARRTKIDWMVAGPSAGLAVCCAGVGAALAGVVPAGAYRPVVLAVLVSVALFVVFRPRLGVVAVPARRTRLRVVAAVAVAGVGIALYDGLIGPGTGTFLVVAFTALVGADFVHGSAMAKIINAGTNLGALVVFAATGHVWWLLGAAMAVCNVAGAVVGARMALRRGAGFVRIVLLVVVFALVAKLGYDQWRASWAP comes from the coding sequence GTGGATCCCCTGTCGCTGACCACCCTGCTCGCCGCGGCCGCGATGGCCGGTTGGGTCGACGCGGTGGTCGGTGGTGGTGGTCTGTTGCTGCTGCCGGCGCTGCTGGTGGCCGCGCCGGGGGTGCCGGTGGCGACGGCGTTGGGCACGAACAAGCTGGCCGCGATCTTCGGTACGTCGACGGCGGCGGTGACGTACGCCCGGCGCACGAAGATCGACTGGATGGTGGCGGGGCCGTCGGCGGGGCTGGCGGTGTGCTGCGCGGGTGTCGGGGCGGCGCTGGCGGGGGTGGTGCCGGCGGGGGCGTACCGGCCGGTGGTGCTGGCGGTGCTGGTGTCGGTGGCGTTGTTCGTGGTGTTCCGTCCCCGGTTGGGGGTGGTGGCGGTGCCGGCGCGGCGGACCCGGCTGCGGGTGGTCGCGGCGGTGGCGGTGGCCGGGGTGGGCATCGCCCTGTACGACGGTCTGATCGGCCCGGGTACGGGCACGTTCCTGGTGGTGGCGTTCACGGCGCTGGTGGGCGCGGACTTCGTGCACGGTTCGGCGATGGCGAAGATCATCAACGCGGGCACGAACCTGGGCGCGCTGGTGGTGTTCGCGGCCACCGGTCACGTGTGGTGGCTGCTGGGGGCGGCGATGGCGGTGTGCAACGTCGCCGGGGCGGTGGTGGGGGCGCGGATGGCGTTGCGCCGGGGCGCCGGGTTCGTGCGGATCGTGCTGCTGGTGGTGGTGTTTGCGCTGGTGGCGAAGCTCGGCTACGACCAGTGGCGGGCGAGTTGGGCGCCGTGA